The proteins below are encoded in one region of Aeromonas veronii:
- the glgX gene encoding glycogen debranching protein GlgX gives MFVMETGVDYPLGARLDETGCHFCVWAPQSDKVELCLFDEQEQELVRLTLPGQRGQYRFGHVRGVKAGQRYGYRVHGTPDEGMLFDPDKLLIDPYARALSRSTHWDDGLYEGDSAAMVAKSVVVDDAFDWQGVGKPALPPERVVLYETHVKGLTRQHPGIPEGLRGTYLGVSHPLMIEHMQSLGITAVQLMPVAAYMSEPRLAQIGLTNYWGYNPIAFFAPEPRYGSGEAVTEFKTMVRELHRAGIEVILDVVYNHTAESGFDGPMLSLKGFDNAGYYAFESGAHGPDYSRHANVTGCGNSVNLDHPNSLRLVLDALRYWVTEMQVDGFRFDLAVTLAREAGEFDPMSAFFKAMMADPVLARVRLIAEPWDIGPFGYRLGQFPSRWLEVNDRYRDTVRAFWRGDGGKMGDLATRLVGSRDLFPKNWRAPHSSVNYLCYHDGFTLEDLVSYNQRHNQANGEDNRDGHGNNLSYNHGVEGPTLDPRVNNLRQQQKRNLIATLLLSQGTPHFLAGDEMGRSQLGNNNAYCQDNRISWVNWQWRPEDERLLAFTRQMMALRAESNVFSNLQLVDDSWNGKATSCHKVNWYHPDGHQLTEQEWHAPMGQAFAMDIGMLDCGGERWYVLFNASDYDIQFHLPTAGEGMEWVQLIDTATNDGMPFLPDDVKRQVAVGHARSLKLLERVALSAVALAADGVTTTTDVAAVLPTGSQFPLAG, from the coding sequence ATGTTTGTAATGGAAACCGGGGTGGATTACCCGCTGGGCGCCCGTCTGGACGAGACGGGTTGCCACTTCTGTGTCTGGGCGCCTCAGTCGGACAAGGTGGAACTCTGTCTGTTCGACGAGCAGGAGCAGGAGCTGGTCCGGCTGACCCTGCCCGGCCAGCGCGGCCAGTATCGCTTCGGCCATGTGCGCGGGGTGAAAGCCGGCCAGCGCTATGGCTATCGGGTCCATGGCACCCCGGACGAGGGCATGCTGTTCGATCCGGACAAGCTCCTGATCGACCCCTATGCCCGGGCCCTCAGTCGATCGACCCACTGGGACGATGGCCTCTACGAGGGGGACAGCGCGGCCATGGTGGCCAAATCGGTGGTGGTGGATGACGCTTTCGACTGGCAGGGGGTCGGCAAGCCGGCCTTGCCGCCGGAGCGGGTCGTGCTCTACGAGACGCACGTCAAGGGGCTCACCCGCCAGCATCCGGGCATCCCGGAAGGGCTGCGCGGCACCTACCTCGGGGTCAGCCATCCGCTGATGATCGAACACATGCAGTCGCTCGGCATCACGGCGGTGCAGCTGATGCCGGTGGCGGCCTACATGTCCGAGCCGAGGCTTGCCCAGATCGGGCTCACCAATTACTGGGGCTACAACCCCATCGCCTTCTTCGCTCCCGAACCGCGCTACGGCTCGGGAGAGGCGGTGACCGAGTTCAAGACCATGGTGCGCGAGCTGCACCGGGCCGGGATCGAGGTGATCCTGGATGTGGTCTACAACCACACCGCCGAGTCGGGCTTTGACGGCCCCATGCTGTCGCTGAAGGGGTTCGACAACGCGGGCTACTATGCCTTCGAGAGCGGGGCCCATGGCCCGGACTACAGCCGTCACGCCAATGTCACCGGCTGTGGCAACAGCGTCAATCTGGATCACCCCAACAGCCTGCGGCTGGTGCTGGATGCCCTGCGCTACTGGGTAACCGAGATGCAGGTTGATGGTTTCCGCTTCGATCTGGCCGTGACCCTGGCCCGGGAAGCGGGGGAGTTCGACCCCATGAGCGCCTTCTTCAAGGCCATGATGGCGGATCCCGTGCTGGCGCGGGTCAGGCTCATCGCCGAGCCCTGGGACATCGGTCCCTTCGGCTATCGTCTCGGTCAGTTCCCGAGCCGGTGGCTGGAGGTCAACGACCGCTATCGCGATACCGTGCGCGCCTTCTGGCGCGGGGACGGGGGCAAGATGGGGGATCTGGCCACCCGGCTGGTGGGGTCGCGGGATCTCTTCCCCAAGAACTGGCGCGCCCCCCACTCCAGTGTCAACTACCTTTGCTACCACGACGGCTTCACCCTGGAGGATCTGGTCTCCTACAACCAGCGTCACAACCAGGCCAATGGTGAAGACAACCGGGATGGTCATGGCAACAACCTCTCCTACAACCACGGGGTGGAGGGGCCGACGCTGGATCCGCGGGTCAACAACCTGCGTCAGCAGCAGAAGCGCAACCTGATAGCGACCCTGCTACTCTCCCAGGGGACGCCGCACTTCCTGGCCGGGGACGAGATGGGCCGCAGCCAGCTCGGCAACAACAACGCCTACTGTCAGGACAACAGGATCAGCTGGGTCAACTGGCAGTGGCGGCCGGAGGATGAGCGGCTGCTCGCCTTCACCCGCCAGATGATGGCCCTGCGCGCAGAATCCAACGTCTTCTCCAACCTGCAACTGGTCGATGACAGCTGGAATGGCAAGGCGACCAGTTGCCACAAGGTCAACTGGTATCATCCAGACGGCCACCAGCTGACCGAGCAGGAGTGGCATGCGCCCATGGGACAGGCGTTTGCCATGGACATCGGCATGCTCGACTGCGGTGGGGAGCGCTGGTACGTATTGTTCAACGCCAGCGACTACGACATCCAGTTCCACCTGCCGACGGCGGGAGAGGGGATGGAGTGGGTCCAGCTCATCGATACCGCCACCAACGATGGCATGCCCTTCCTGCCCGATGACGTCAAGCGCCAGGTGGCGGTGGGTCATGCCCGCTCCCTCAAGCTGCTGGAGCGGGTCGCTCTGTCGGCGGTGGCGCTGGCGGCAGACGGGGTCACGACGACGACGGATGTTGCCGCCGTGTTGCCAACGGGATCACAGTTCCCGCTGGCGGGCTAG
- a CDS encoding nucleotide triphosphate diphosphatase NUDT15 — translation MSTPYPRVGVGVILTNAAGQVLLGKRKGSHAPYWSIAGGHLELGESFESAAIREVAEETGFVITTPRVIAVTNNLETWRESGLHYVSVTLLAEVEGEPQLLEPEKCEGWVWCDPRALPEPHFDASRQSIACWLAGRCYLPQADQPA, via the coding sequence ATGTCCACTCCCTATCCCCGCGTCGGTGTCGGCGTCATCCTGACCAATGCGGCAGGCCAGGTACTGCTTGGCAAACGCAAGGGCAGTCACGCCCCCTACTGGTCCATCGCCGGCGGTCATCTGGAGTTGGGGGAGAGTTTCGAATCCGCCGCCATCCGCGAGGTGGCCGAGGAGACGGGCTTCGTCATCACGACTCCCCGCGTCATCGCCGTCACCAACAATCTGGAGACCTGGCGCGAGAGCGGGCTGCACTATGTCTCCGTCACCCTGCTGGCAGAGGTGGAAGGGGAGCCCCAACTGCTGGAGCCCGAAAAATGCGAAGGCTGGGTCTGGTGCGATCCCCGCGCCCTGCCCGAGCCCCACTTCGATGCCAGCCGTCAGTCCATCGCCTGCTGGCTGGCAGGTCGTTGCTATCTGCCTCAGGCCGACCAGCCAGCCTGA
- a CDS encoding NADP-dependent oxidoreductase: MNQLSHQIQLLRRPSGLPTQDDFSLQAVPLPPLQEGEVLVANQWLSVDPYMRGRMSEVKSYVPPFALNAPLEGGAIGTVQASRHPDFAVGDRVSSMQGWRDAFIAKPAQLTRLPATDLPPQRFLGALGMPGMTAWAGLHKVAQLQAGETVLVSAASGAVGTMVVQLAKRAGARVIGSTGSADKVAYLKTLGADAVINYKETPDLDAELARLAPDGIQVYFENVGGALLEAALNHMALHGRIVLCGLIEQYNSQGGASGPRNLSQIIRKRILLQGLLVSDHWQHYGDFLAEAIPAFEAGALQSEETVYEGLASMPQAFIGLFEGRNTGKMLVKLG; encoded by the coding sequence ATGAATCAGCTCAGCCACCAGATCCAGCTGCTGCGCCGCCCAAGCGGCCTGCCGACCCAGGATGACTTCAGCCTGCAGGCCGTTCCCCTGCCCCCCTTGCAGGAGGGAGAAGTGCTGGTCGCCAACCAGTGGCTATCGGTGGATCCCTACATGCGCGGCCGCATGAGCGAGGTCAAGAGCTATGTGCCCCCCTTCGCCCTCAACGCCCCCCTGGAGGGCGGTGCCATCGGCACGGTGCAGGCCTCCCGTCACCCGGACTTCGCGGTGGGGGACAGGGTCAGCAGCATGCAAGGCTGGCGCGATGCCTTCATCGCCAAACCGGCGCAGCTGACCCGGCTGCCCGCCACCGACCTGCCCCCCCAGCGCTTCCTCGGCGCTCTCGGCATGCCGGGCATGACCGCCTGGGCGGGGCTGCACAAGGTCGCCCAGTTGCAGGCGGGTGAGACTGTGCTGGTCTCGGCCGCCTCCGGCGCGGTCGGCACCATGGTGGTCCAGCTCGCCAAGCGAGCCGGGGCCCGGGTCATCGGCTCCACCGGTTCCGCCGACAAGGTGGCCTATCTCAAGACCCTGGGGGCCGATGCGGTGATCAACTACAAGGAGACGCCGGATCTCGATGCCGAGCTGGCCCGCCTCGCGCCGGACGGCATTCAGGTCTACTTCGAGAATGTCGGCGGCGCCCTGCTGGAAGCGGCCCTCAACCACATGGCGCTGCACGGACGTATCGTATTGTGCGGCCTCATCGAGCAGTACAACAGCCAGGGGGGCGCCAGCGGCCCGCGCAACCTCTCTCAAATCATCCGCAAGCGCATCCTGCTGCAGGGGCTGCTGGTGTCCGATCACTGGCAGCACTACGGCGACTTCCTGGCCGAGGCCATTCCCGCCTTCGAAGCCGGAGCCCTGCAGAGCGAGGAGACCGTCTATGAGGGGCTGGCCAGCATGCCGCAAGCCTTCATCGGATTGTTCGAGGGCCGCAACACCGGCAAGATGCTGGTCAAGCTGGGCTGA
- a CDS encoding Lrp/AsnC family transcriptional regulator, giving the protein MLKLDRIDRHILELMQENGRISNLELAELVGLSPSPCSRRVKALEDAGLIDTHVTLLNARQLGLTLTAYIHISMDRHTPERFESFDKAIQDLPEVLECDLITGNDADYQLKVVVRDMEHYQHFLLDKLTHIPGVTGVRSSFVLRRIKHKTALPLNHLG; this is encoded by the coding sequence ATGCTGAAACTTGATCGTATAGACAGGCATATTCTGGAGCTGATGCAGGAAAATGGTCGCATCAGCAATCTGGAGCTGGCCGAACTGGTTGGCCTCTCTCCCTCCCCCTGCTCCCGCCGGGTCAAGGCGCTGGAGGATGCCGGTCTCATCGATACCCATGTCACCCTGCTCAACGCCCGCCAGCTGGGGCTGACCCTCACCGCCTACATCCACATCTCCATGGACAGGCACACGCCGGAGCGGTTCGAGAGCTTCGACAAGGCCATTCAGGATCTGCCCGAGGTGCTGGAGTGTGACCTCATCACCGGCAATGATGCCGACTATCAGCTCAAGGTCGTGGTGCGGGACATGGAGCACTACCAGCACTTCCTGCTGGACAAGCTGACCCATATCCCCGGCGTGACCGGGGTGCGATCCAGCTTCGTGCTGCGCCGGATCAAGCACAAGACGGCGCTGCCCCTCAATCACCTGGGGTGA
- a CDS encoding helix-turn-helix transcriptional regulator, whose amino-acid sequence MNASTDKILYLLKSQGPQSAAALGEQLQMTSMGARQHLLSLEAEGLVDFRDEARGRGRPVRLWQLTDQAWQRFPDTHSELTLQLIDDVRQLFGEEGMDQLIVRREQQMMGRYQAALTQPALADKLASLKTLRSREGYMADMRQEEDGSWLWWENHCPICAAARACRGFCRSELAMFRQLLAPAEVEREQYLLEGDARCLYRIRP is encoded by the coding sequence ATGAACGCCAGCACCGACAAGATCCTCTACCTGCTGAAGAGCCAGGGCCCGCAGAGTGCCGCCGCCCTCGGCGAGCAGTTGCAGATGACCTCCATGGGAGCCCGCCAGCATCTGCTCTCCCTGGAGGCCGAGGGACTGGTGGACTTTCGCGACGAGGCCCGTGGCCGGGGTCGGCCGGTGCGGCTGTGGCAGCTGACCGATCAGGCCTGGCAGCGCTTCCCCGATACCCACAGCGAGCTGACCCTGCAGCTCATCGACGACGTGCGGCAGCTCTTTGGTGAGGAAGGGATGGATCAACTCATCGTCCGGCGGGAGCAGCAGATGATGGGTCGCTATCAGGCGGCGCTGACCCAGCCCGCGCTGGCGGACAAGCTGGCGAGCCTCAAGACCCTGCGCAGCCGGGAAGGTTACATGGCGGACATGCGCCAGGAGGAGGATGGCAGCTGGTTGTGGTGGGAGAATCACTGCCCCATCTGCGCCGCGGCGCGGGCCTGCCGGGGATTTTGCCGAAGCGAGCTTGCGATGTTTCGCCAGTTGCTGGCCCCGGCCGAGGTGGAGCGGGAGCAATACCTGCTGGAGGGGGATGCGCGCTGCCTCTATCGCATCCGGCCCTGA
- the chrA gene encoding chromate efflux transporter, whose amino-acid sequence MTRVTAVFLQFLWLGCISFGGPAAHIGYFQRTFVQRLGWLNQAEFARQLALCQLLPGPASSQLGFAIGRQHAGLYGALAAFIGFTLPSFLLLFAAAIGLAQLGENLWLDAVLHGLKLLALIVVADAVFTMSRQFCQSRLHQGIMVVSAAALWWQPGLLTQILLLGGAALLCARLGRGDDTEPPASLAPGIRAHQPHWPTLLLFVLLLIGLPLLAQGPASQLFADFYRAGSLVFGGGHVVLPLLSEGLGQTLSQPQLMTGYGLAQLVPGPLFTLASYLGALLLPAAPLAGALLATLALFLPGFLLLWAVGPCWQRWLAHPALAGAVGGINAAVVGLLLAALYQPVWQSAVQAPTDLALAALGFYLLRVLTLPILPLAALLVTASLLLH is encoded by the coding sequence GTGACGAGGGTAACGGCGGTTTTCCTGCAATTTCTGTGGCTGGGGTGCATCAGTTTTGGTGGCCCGGCCGCCCATATCGGCTATTTCCAGCGCACCTTCGTCCAGCGCCTGGGGTGGCTCAACCAGGCCGAATTTGCCCGCCAGCTGGCCCTGTGCCAGTTGCTGCCGGGGCCGGCCTCCAGCCAGCTCGGTTTCGCCATCGGGCGCCAGCATGCGGGGCTCTATGGCGCCCTGGCCGCCTTCATTGGCTTCACCCTTCCCTCCTTCCTGCTGCTGTTTGCCGCCGCCATCGGCCTCGCGCAACTGGGGGAAAACCTCTGGCTGGATGCCGTCCTGCACGGCCTCAAGCTGCTGGCGCTCATCGTGGTGGCCGATGCGGTGTTCACCATGAGCCGCCAGTTCTGCCAGAGCCGGTTGCACCAGGGGATCATGGTGGTGAGCGCCGCCGCACTCTGGTGGCAACCCGGACTCCTGACCCAGATCCTGTTGCTGGGCGGGGCCGCCCTGCTCTGTGCCCGCCTTGGCCGGGGTGACGACACGGAACCGCCCGCCTCTCTGGCCCCAGGCATCCGGGCTCACCAGCCTCATTGGCCGACCCTGCTGTTGTTCGTCCTCTTGCTGATCGGCCTGCCCCTGCTGGCTCAGGGGCCCGCCAGCCAGCTGTTTGCGGACTTCTATCGGGCAGGCAGCCTGGTGTTTGGCGGCGGTCACGTGGTGCTGCCTCTGTTGAGCGAGGGGCTAGGGCAGACCCTGAGCCAACCGCAGCTCATGACAGGTTATGGCCTGGCCCAACTGGTACCCGGCCCGCTGTTCACCCTGGCGAGTTATCTCGGCGCCCTGCTGCTGCCGGCCGCCCCCCTGGCGGGAGCCCTGCTGGCAACGCTCGCGCTATTTTTGCCGGGCTTTCTGCTGCTGTGGGCCGTCGGCCCCTGCTGGCAGCGCTGGCTCGCCCACCCCGCCCTCGCAGGCGCCGTGGGGGGCATCAACGCCGCCGTGGTCGGGTTGCTGCTGGCGGCCCTCTATCAGCCGGTGTGGCAGAGCGCCGTGCAGGCCCCCACCGATCTGGCGCTGGCCGCTCTGGGCTTCTATCTGCTGCGAGTCCTGACGCTGCCCATCCTGCCTCTGGCCGCCCTGCTGGTGACGGCCAGCCTGCTGCTGCACTGA
- the glgB gene encoding 1,4-alpha-glucan branching protein GlgB, whose protein sequence is MPVERLVAARCADPFSSLGLLANPGGPGLKLTAWLPDALEVRVRDLKSGKIVATLTPTDESGLFETVFTRRKYPFPYQLTASYPDASTEFIDPYQFQAAAWEGLAELTHQPENLYHTLGAQLRTVEHLGQRVEGVRFAVYAPSASAVSLIGDFNFWDGRRHPMQRSQCGHWVLFVPGLKAGERYKFELKDPAGNRLPHKSDPVGFYCEQYPSFASVIHDHDQYQWQDAAWRESQRNDKREQPISIYELHAGSWKRHPNGDSLSWRELAVDLVDYVKEMAYTHIELMPVSEHPFSGSWGYQPVGMFSPTSRFGGVDDFKYFVDCCHQAGIGVILDWVPAHFPSDAHGLARFDGTPLYEYEDPRRGWHPDWNSYIYDFGRNNVRQFLVASALFWLDKFHVDGLRVDAVASMLYLDYSRNAGEWVPNVDGGNHNYEAISLLKWTNEEVYGKYPHAMTIAEESTAFAGVSRPTFLGGLGFGFKWNMGWMHDTLSYMQKEPIHRRYHHNEMTFSMVYHYDENFILALSHDEVVHGKHSLLYKMPGDEWQQAANLRAYMGFMYGHPGKKLNFMGTEIAQSNEWNHDAQLPWHLLQYPKHGGQQRLIRDLNQLYRHDAALFEADYERSGFRWLDHQDADNSIFAWLRANKQGENPVMVASNFTPVPRIGYRLGVPASGGYRVVLNTDSEHYWGSNYDVGLAFVAEPTPWQGMTHSIVLDLPPLATLFIKQES, encoded by the coding sequence ATGCCCGTTGAACGTTTGGTTGCCGCCCGCTGTGCCGATCCCTTCTCGTCCCTAGGCCTGCTGGCCAATCCGGGTGGGCCAGGCCTCAAGCTGACAGCCTGGCTGCCCGATGCCCTGGAGGTCCGCGTCAGGGATCTCAAGTCAGGCAAAATCGTTGCCACCCTGACCCCCACCGATGAATCGGGCCTTTTTGAAACTGTTTTCACTCGCCGCAAGTATCCCTTCCCCTATCAGCTGACAGCCAGCTACCCCGATGCCAGTACCGAATTCATCGATCCCTATCAGTTCCAGGCCGCCGCCTGGGAAGGACTGGCGGAGCTGACCCACCAGCCGGAAAACCTCTACCACACCCTCGGCGCTCAACTGCGCACCGTCGAACACCTCGGCCAGCGGGTGGAGGGGGTGCGCTTCGCCGTCTATGCCCCGAGCGCCAGCGCGGTGAGCCTCATCGGTGACTTCAACTTCTGGGATGGCCGCCGCCACCCCATGCAGCGCAGCCAGTGCGGTCACTGGGTGCTGTTCGTGCCCGGTCTCAAGGCCGGAGAGCGCTACAAGTTCGAGCTGAAGGATCCGGCGGGCAACCGTCTGCCCCACAAGAGCGACCCGGTGGGTTTCTACTGCGAGCAGTACCCGTCGTTCGCCTCCGTCATCCATGACCACGACCAGTATCAGTGGCAGGATGCCGCCTGGCGCGAGAGCCAGCGCAATGACAAGCGGGAGCAGCCCATCTCCATCTACGAGCTGCACGCAGGCTCCTGGAAGCGCCACCCGAACGGTGACAGCCTGAGCTGGCGCGAGCTGGCGGTGGATCTGGTCGATTATGTCAAGGAGATGGCCTACACCCACATCGAGCTGATGCCGGTCTCCGAGCACCCCTTCAGCGGATCCTGGGGCTACCAGCCGGTGGGCATGTTCTCCCCCACCAGCCGCTTCGGCGGTGTCGACGACTTCAAGTACTTCGTGGACTGCTGCCACCAGGCGGGGATAGGGGTCATCCTGGACTGGGTGCCCGCCCACTTCCCGTCCGATGCCCACGGCCTGGCCCGTTTCGACGGCACCCCGCTCTATGAGTACGAGGATCCACGCCGGGGCTGGCACCCGGACTGGAACTCCTACATCTATGACTTCGGTCGCAACAACGTGCGCCAGTTCCTGGTGGCGAGCGCCCTGTTCTGGCTGGACAAGTTCCATGTGGACGGGCTGCGGGTGGATGCGGTCGCCTCCATGCTCTATCTGGACTATTCCCGCAACGCCGGCGAGTGGGTGCCAAACGTCGACGGGGGCAACCACAACTACGAGGCCATCAGCCTCTTGAAGTGGACCAACGAGGAGGTGTACGGCAAGTACCCTCACGCCATGACCATCGCCGAGGAGTCCACCGCCTTCGCCGGGGTCTCCAGACCCACCTTCCTGGGGGGGCTGGGCTTTGGCTTCAAGTGGAATATGGGCTGGATGCACGACACCTTGAGCTACATGCAGAAGGAGCCCATCCACCGCCGCTACCACCACAACGAGATGACCTTCTCCATGGTGTATCACTATGACGAGAACTTCATCCTGGCCCTGTCCCACGACGAAGTGGTGCACGGCAAGCACTCCCTGCTCTACAAGATGCCGGGGGACGAGTGGCAGCAGGCCGCCAACCTGCGGGCCTACATGGGCTTCATGTACGGCCACCCCGGCAAGAAGCTCAACTTCATGGGCACCGAGATCGCCCAGAGCAACGAGTGGAATCACGACGCCCAGCTGCCCTGGCACCTGCTGCAATACCCCAAGCACGGTGGCCAGCAGCGCTTGATCCGCGACCTCAACCAGCTCTATCGTCATGATGCCGCCCTGTTCGAGGCGGATTATGAGCGCAGCGGCTTCCGCTGGCTGGATCATCAGGACGCGGACAACAGCATCTTCGCCTGGTTGAGGGCGAACAAACAGGGTGAAAATCCCGTCATGGTGGCCAGCAACTTCACGCCCGTGCCGCGTATCGGTTACCGGCTAGGAGTTCCGGCGTCCGGTGGTTATCGGGTGGTGCTCAACACCGACAGCGAGCATTACTGGGGCAGCAACTATGATGTGGGCCTGGCCTTCGTCGCCGAGCCGACCCCCTGGCAGGGGATGACGCACAGCATAGTGCTGGACCTGCCGCCGCTCGCGACCTTGTTCATCAAACAGGAGTCTTGA
- a CDS encoding MarR family winged helix-turn-helix transcriptional regulator gives MSELKKQVCFALYSASNAVMRAYRPLLDKLDLTYTQYLVMLSLWARDEVSLKEIGQETGLDAGTLTPIVKRLESKGWLTRTISSEDERQKCIRLTEAGRQLQQGVKECCLVDNLRSQLDLDDAELSQLKQLCDRLAAQLGR, from the coding sequence ATGAGTGAACTGAAAAAACAGGTCTGTTTCGCCCTCTACAGCGCCTCCAATGCGGTGATGCGCGCCTATCGACCACTGCTGGACAAGCTGGATCTCACCTACACCCAATATCTGGTGATGCTGTCGCTCTGGGCGCGGGACGAGGTCAGCCTCAAGGAGATAGGTCAGGAGACCGGGCTGGATGCCGGCACCCTGACCCCCATCGTCAAGCGGCTGGAGAGCAAGGGCTGGCTGACTCGGACCATCTCCAGCGAAGACGAGCGGCAGAAGTGCATCCGGCTCACCGAGGCAGGGCGCCAGTTGCAACAAGGGGTCAAGGAGTGCTGCCTGGTGGACAACTTGCGCAGCCAGCTGGATCTGGACGATGCTGAGCTGTCCCAGTTGAAGCAGCTTTGCGATCGCCTGGCCGCCCAGCTGGGGCGCTGA
- the msrB gene encoding peptide-methionine (R)-S-oxide reductase MsrB has protein sequence MSGNNPEQWRTRLSPEQFHVCWEKGTERPYSGALLHNRKSGDYQCVCCKSVLFHSDAKFDSGCGWPSFDRAIEGRVNYTEDRSHGMTRVEITCSQCGSHLGHVFPDGPTETGQRYCVNSLSLDFDPDA, from the coding sequence ATGAGCGGCAACAATCCCGAGCAATGGCGCACCAGGTTGAGCCCTGAGCAGTTCCACGTCTGCTGGGAGAAGGGCACAGAGCGCCCCTACAGTGGCGCCCTGCTCCACAATCGCAAGAGTGGGGACTACCAGTGTGTCTGCTGCAAGAGCGTGCTGTTTCACTCAGATGCCAAGTTTGACTCGGGCTGCGGCTGGCCCTCGTTCGATCGGGCCATCGAGGGGCGGGTGAACTACACGGAAGACCGCAGTCACGGCATGACCCGGGTGGAGATCACCTGCAGCCAGTGCGGCTCCCACCTGGGGCACGTCTTCCCGGACGGGCCGACCGAGACCGGCCAGCGCTACTGTGTCAACAGCCTGAGTCTGGATTTCGATCCCGACGCGTGA
- a CDS encoding MFS transporter — MEGIKTQATLWVLVMTVTLAVAGFSLPSPVLAPLMLDPAQGMLDPEASDWSRKVWLGVIMGLYPLFQLLGAPWLGKLSDRYGRKPVLTLCLIGVLAGYALMALGIAWRSLPLLLLSRVLEGFFNGDIAIVQAMAADLSTPKTKARNFARINIGMNLGWVLGPMIGGYAAVISGDYSLAAWLAVAMTAVNLLLILWLIPNRPPVATTETLVPLSTRQLLLQPRLLPYFVLTLLSYGAVQLYFTYFNVWLVERLAWDPVQLAQAAVLVSVPMMLGSWLGELLARHWRGSTLGIVGHLVMAAGMLMFVLPSQWWGLALTFIPAGIGMSLGELATSVAVSNRSHASQQGQAMGLYRGLAVGSEILAVVVGSVVLLAGTQWPFYLATLCGVICALGFYGLRRAADRGAQVDTAVESG; from the coding sequence ATGGAAGGAATCAAGACGCAGGCCACCCTCTGGGTACTGGTGATGACGGTGACCCTGGCGGTGGCGGGCTTCAGTCTACCCTCCCCGGTGCTGGCGCCCCTGATGCTGGATCCGGCCCAGGGCATGCTGGATCCGGAGGCGTCGGACTGGAGTCGCAAGGTGTGGCTCGGCGTCATCATGGGGCTCTACCCCCTGTTCCAGCTGCTGGGCGCCCCCTGGCTCGGCAAGCTGTCAGACCGTTATGGCCGCAAGCCGGTGCTGACCCTCTGCCTCATCGGGGTGCTGGCGGGCTATGCCCTGATGGCGCTTGGCATCGCCTGGCGCTCCCTGCCGCTGCTCCTGCTGAGCCGGGTGCTCGAAGGCTTCTTCAACGGCGACATCGCCATCGTCCAGGCCATGGCGGCGGATCTGAGCACCCCCAAGACCAAGGCGCGCAACTTCGCCAGGATCAACATCGGCATGAACCTCGGCTGGGTGCTGGGTCCCATGATCGGGGGCTATGCCGCGGTGATCTCCGGGGATTACAGCCTGGCGGCCTGGCTGGCGGTAGCCATGACGGCGGTCAACCTGCTGCTGATCCTCTGGCTCATCCCCAACCGGCCACCAGTAGCGACCACGGAGACGCTGGTGCCGCTCTCGACCCGCCAGCTGCTGTTGCAACCCCGGCTGCTGCCCTACTTCGTACTGACCCTGTTGAGCTATGGTGCGGTGCAGCTCTACTTCACCTACTTCAACGTCTGGTTGGTGGAGCGGCTGGCCTGGGATCCGGTGCAACTGGCCCAGGCGGCCGTGCTGGTGAGCGTACCCATGATGCTGGGCTCCTGGCTCGGGGAGTTGCTGGCCCGTCACTGGCGCGGCAGCACGCTGGGGATCGTCGGTCATCTGGTGATGGCGGCGGGTATGTTGATGTTCGTGTTGCCGAGCCAGTGGTGGGGGCTGGCGCTCACCTTCATCCCGGCCGGCATCGGCATGAGTCTGGGGGAGCTGGCGACCTCGGTCGCCGTCTCCAACCGCAGCCATGCCAGCCAGCAGGGGCAGGCGATGGGGCTCTATCGCGGGCTGGCGGTGGGCAGCGAGATCCTGGCGGTGGTGGTGGGCAGCGTCGTGCTGCTGGCGGGGACCCAGTGGCCCTTCTATCTGGCGACCCTGTGCGGGGTGATCTGTGCTCTCGGTTTCTACGGGTTGCGCCGGGCGGCTGACCGGGGAGCGCAGGTAGACACGGCGGTCGAGTCTGGTTGA